Proteins from a single region of Gossypium arboreum isolate Shixiya-1 chromosome 1, ASM2569848v2, whole genome shotgun sequence:
- the LOC108480496 gene encoding scopoletin 8-hydroxylase-like: MAPSFDNETSLFNFVVRDGNGVKGIVDLGISKVPQAYIQPPAEQINKKNASKCEIPPIDLSKLDGPDHDEEVNQIVRAAETLGFFQVVNHGVPTELLDSLKQTAHNFFGLPPERKAVYRREVSPSPLVKYGTSFVPEKEKALEWKDYISMAYTNDDEALQQWPVECRDVALQYLKTSHEMVRKLLEALLGNLGAELDDSKIDAFIGKKMVNMNFYPTCPNPELTIGVGRHSDMGTLTILLQDGIGGLFVKVPQDVNMEKKGEWVEIPPIPGALVINIGDMLQIWSNGRYKSAEHRVRTTSTKSRVSIPIFTSPQPTQKIAPLPQVVEKDGVARYKEFLFSDYMNNFFGNAHDGKKSLEFAKTNSA, translated from the exons ATGGCTCCTAGTTTCGATAATGAAACCTCGCTTTTTAACTTTGTCGTCCGTGATGGAAATGGCGTCAAAGGAATTGTGGACTTGGGTATATCAAAGGTGCCCCAGGCTTACATTCAACCACCCGCCgagcaaattaataaaaaaaatgcgAGCAAATGTGAGATACCACCTATCGATTTGTCGAAGCTCGATGGCCCTGACCATGATGAAGAGGTCAACCAAATTGTTAGAGCTGCTGAGACTCTTGGATTTTTCCAAGTTGTCAACCATGGAGTACCAACAGAACTACTCGACTCCCTTAAGCAGACTGCACATAACTTCTTTGGATTGCCTCCAGAGAGAAAGGCTGTTTATCGAAGAGAGGTGAGTCCATCCCCATTAGTGAAGTATGGAACGAGTTTTGTACCTGAGAAGGAGAAAGCATTGGAATGGAAAGACTATATTAGCATGGCTTACACCAATGATGATGAAGCTCTTCAACAGTGGCCTGTAGAGTGCAG GGACGTTGCTCTTCAATATTTGAAGACATCACATGAGATGGTGAGGAAATTGCTCGAAGCTTTGCTGGGAAATCTAGGAGCGGAGCTAGATGACTCCAAGATTGATGCATTCATTGGAAAAAAGATGGTTAATATGAACTTTTATCCAACATGTCCTAATCCTGAGCTCACAATCGGTGTAGGACGCCATTCCGATATGGGTACTCTTACAATCTTATTACAAGACGGAATTGGCGGTTTGTTTGTAAAAGTCCCGCAAGATGTAAACATGGAAAAGAAGGGAGAGTGGGTAGAAATCCCTCCTATTCCTGGTGCTTTAGTCATCAATATTGGTGATATGTTACAG ATTTGGAGTAATGGAAGGTACAAAAGTGCAGAGCATAGAGTTCGCACCACAAGTACAAAATCAAGAGTGTCAataccaatatttacaagccCGCAACCAACTCAAAAGATTGCACCACTACCCCAAGTGGTGGAGAAAGATGGAGTAGCTCGTTATAAAGAATTTTTGTTTTCAGATTACATGAATAACTTCTTTGGGAATGCACATGACGGCAAAAAATCTCTTGAGTTTGCAAAAACCAACTCTGCTTGA
- the LOC108480497 gene encoding scopoletin 8-hydroxylase-like: MAPSFDNATSLFNFVVRDGNGIKGMVDSGISKVPQPYIQPPTERINKKNAGVCKIPPIDLSKLDGPQHDEVANQIVRAAETLGFFQVINHGVPVELLESLKQTAHNFFALPPERKAVYRKEVSPSPLVKYGTSFVPEKEKAFEWKDYISMAYTNDDEALQQWPVECRDVALQYLKTSHEMVRKLLEALLGNLGVELDDSKIDAFIGKKMVNMNFYPTCPNPELTVGVGRHSDMGTLTILLQDGIGGLYVKVPEDVDMEKKGAWVEIPPIPGALVINVGDMLQIWSNGKYKSAEHRVRTTSTKSRVSIPIFTCPQSTQKIAPLPQVVKKDGIARYKEFIFSDYMNSFFGNAHDGKNSLEFAKINSA, from the exons atggCTCCAAGTTTTGATAATGCGACCTCCCTTTTTAACTTTGTTGTACGAGATGGAAATGGCATAAAAGGAATGGTGGATTCTGGCATATCAAAGGTTCCCCAGCCATACATTCAACCTCCCACAGAGCGAATTAATAAGAAAAATGCAGGCGTATGTAAGATACCACCGATCGATTTGTCGAAGCTCGATGGCCCCCAGCATGACGAAGTGGCCAACCAAATTGTTAGAGCTGCTGAGACTCTTGGATTCTTCCAAGTAATCAACCATGGAGTTCCGGTAGAACTACTTGAGTCTCTTAAGCAAACCGCACATAACTTCTTCGCATTGCCTCCAGAGAGAAAGGCTGTTTATCGAAAAGAGGTGAGTCCATCCCCATTAGTGAAGTATGGGACGAGTTTTGTACCTGAGAAGGAGAAAGCATTCGAATGGAAAGACTATATTAGCATGGCTTACACCAATGATGATGAAGCTCTTCAACAGTGGCCTGTAGAGTGCAG GGACGTTGCTCTTCAATATTTGAAGACATCACATGAGATGGTGAGGAAATTGCTTGAAGCTTTGCTGGGAAATCTAGGAGTGGAGCTAGATGACTCCAAGATTGATGCATTCATTGGAAAGAAGATGGTTAATATGAACTTTTATCCAACGTGTCCTAATCCTGAACTTACAGTCGGTGTAGGCCGTCATTCTGATATGGGTACCCTTACAATCTTATTACAAGATGGGATAGGTGGTTTGTATGTAAAAGTTCCCGAAGACGTAGACATGGAAAAGAAGGGTGCGTGGGTAGAAATTCCTCCTATTCCCGGTGCCCTGGTCATCAATGTCGGTGATATGTTACAG ATATGGAGTAATGGTAAGTATAAAAGTGCAGAGCATAGAGTACGTACCACAAGTACAAAATCTCGAGTGTCAATACCAATATTTACCTGTCCACAGTCAACACAAAAGATTGCACCATTGCCTCAAGTTGTGAAGAAAGATGGAATAGCTCGTTACAAAGAATTTATATTTTCAGATTACATGAATAGTTTTTTTGGAAACGCACATGATGGCAAAAACTCTCTTGAGTTTGCAAAAATCAACTCCGCTTGA
- the LOC108480493 gene encoding uncharacterized protein LOC108480493, translating to MELLPLNYGNKTLPLKSPPSPKITCFRTIRACSPRQDLKGRTVAVVGLGISGKAAARLALARGASVVGIDQDESLSSLEHDPSFMVLNSTGFKTVLGNFDWNLLNDADVVVVSPGVPLEKYGLSYLLQSGKQVMSELDFAAEALPKSVKILAVTGTNGKSTTVTFAGQMLNHFGIDTFVGGNLGTSLSEAAIQHVTSPTQECKLKVAVVEVSSYQMAIPCVYFRPSVSVVLNLTPDHLERHKTMLDYAEHKCRLFSHMTNAKLGLLSFGNQHLDEAVKKYWNKFNPAWIGAFPGLEIDTEAKIATFKVPDIGIESQLQLGSMRAMGKHNYYNAAVAALSVAGLDVGVHIEDINSTIEKLRPPPHRMQVVHKDIHGVTWVDDSKATNVEATYAGLMGLKGQKSVILLGGLAKILVGQVSNGFEELIEPLTGHRCVITFGASGAMIHQELSGNGLDIPCIQATNLKDAVEQARKVAKHGDAIVLSPACASFDEFRNFEHRGMVFQELALSS from the exons ATGGAGCTCCTACCTCTCAACTATGGAAACAAAACCCTGCCTCTCAAATCCCCTCCCTCTCCCAAAATCACTTGTTTCAGAACCATTCGAGCTTGCTCTCCCAGACAGGACCTCAAAGGCCGAACTGTTGCA GTAGTTGGCTTGGGAATATCTGGAAAAGCTGCTGCAAGGCTTGCTCTTGCACGAGGTGCTTCGGTTGTAGGTATTGATCAGGATGAGAGTTTGAGTTCGCTAGAG CATGATCCTTCTTTTATGGTATTGAACTCTACTGGGTTCAAAACGGTCCTTGGAAACTTTGATTGGAATCTGCTTAACGATGCAGATGTGGTGGTTGTTTCTCCTGGAGTTCCCCTAGAAAAATATGGCCTTTCATATTTGTTACAGTCG GGAAAACAGGTCATGTCCGAATTGGATTTTGCAGCAGAAGCGCTCCCAAAAAGTGTCAAAATTTTGGCAGTGACAGGGACCAATGGGAAATCCACTACTGTTACTTTTGCTGGACAG ATGCTTAATCATTTTGGTATTGATACATTTGTGGGGGGAAACCTTGGAACTTCACTCTCTGAGGCTGCAATTCAGCATGTGACATCGCCCACACAAGAATGTAAGCTTAAG GTTGCAGTAGTGGAAGTCAGCAGCTATCAAATGGCAATTCCCTGTGTGTACTTCCGTCCTTCG GTTTCTGTGGTACTAAATCTTACCCCTGATCATTTAGAAAGGCACAAGACAATGCTTGATTATGCAGAGCACAAGTGTCGTCTATTTTCTCACATGACCAACGCCAAGCTGGGACTTCTTTCATTTG GGAACCAGCACTTGGATGAAGCAGTTAAGAAATATTGGAACAAATTTAATCCTGCTTGGATAGGAGCTTTCCCTGGTTTGGAA ATTGATACGGAGGCAAAAATTGCCACCTTCAAAGTTCCTGACATAGGAATTGAGTCACAATTGCAACTTGGTAGCATGAGAGCCATGGGGAAGCACAACTATTATAATGCTGCAGTGGCCGCATTGTCTGTGGCTGGACTGGATGTCGGCGTACATATTGAAGACATCAATTCAACAATTGAGAAACTGAGGCCACCGCCTCATCGAATGCAAGTTG TACACAAGGATATTCATGGGGTTACATGGGTTGATGACAGCAAGGCAACAAATGTTGAAGCTACGTATGCAGGGCTTATGGGTCTGAAGGGACAAAAATCAGTGATTCTACTTGGAGGCCTTGCTAAG atcTTAGTCGGACAAGTGTCAAATGGTTTTGAAGAATTGATCGAGCCACTAACGGGCCATAGATGTGTAATAACT TTCGGGGCTTCAGGAGCCATGATTCATCAGGAGTTGTCCGGTAACGGTCTCGACATTCCTTGTATTCAAGCTACAAACTTGAAGGATGCAGTCGAGCAAGCTAGGAAGGTGGCAAAACATG GTGATGCCATTGTGCTAAGTCCAGCTTGTGCTAGCTTTGATGAATTCAGGAACTTCGAGCATCGAGGGATGGTTTTCCAGGAATTGGCCTTGTCTTCGTAA